GGCTCTGGAGCGACGCCGGGCCCGGCGAGCAGATCGTGGCGTACGTCGCGGACACCGAGCACGCCGAGGCGGACTGGGTGGCCCGGGAGATCGACCGGCTGGTCGACGGCGGCGAGACCCGCCCCGGCGACGTCGCGGTCTTCTACCGCACCAACGCCCAGTCCCGGGTCTTCGAGGAGGTGTTCATCCGGGTCGGCCTGCCGTACAAGGTGGTCGGCGGGGTGCGCTTCTACGAGCGCAAGGAGGTCCGCGACGCGCTGGCCTACCTGCGCGCGGTGGTCAACGACGATGACACGGTCAGCCTGCGCCGGATCCTCAACACCCCCCGGCGGGGCATCGGCGACCGGGCCGAGGCGTGCGTGGAGGCGCTCTCCAGCCGGGACCGGATCTCCTTCGGGGCGGCGCTGCGCCGGGCCAAGGACGCGCCGGGCATCTCCACCCGGGCCGCCAACGGCATCGCCGACTTCGTCGCGCTGCTCGACGGCGCCCGGGAGCTGGCCGAGACCGGCACCCCGGAGGAGGTGCTGGAGGCGCTGCTGACCCGCTCGGGCTACCTGACCGAGCTGGAGGAGAGCCTCGACCCGCAGGACGCCGGCCGGGTGGACAACCTCCAGGAGCTGGTCAGCGTCGCCCGGGAGTACACCGAGCGGATCGAGGCGCTGGGCGAGGAGGGGGAGCGGGCCACCCTGGCCGGCTTCCTGGAGCAGGTGGCGCTGGTCGCCGACGCCGACCAGATCCCCTCCGACGACCCGGACCATCAGGGCGTGGTCACCCTGATGACCCTGCACACCGCGAAGGGCCTGGAGTTCCCGGTGGTCTTCCTGACCGGCCTGGAGGACGGTGTCTTCCCGCACCTGCGGTCGCTCGGCGACACCCAGGAGCTGGAGGAGGAGCGCCGGCTCGCGTACGTGGGCATCACCCGGGCCCGGCAGCGGCTCTACCTGTCCCGTACGGTCACCCGCTCAGCGTGGGGGCAGCCGGCCTACAATCCGCCGTCGCGGTTCCTGGAGGAGCTGCCGCCGGATCTGGTCCGGTGGGAGCGCACCGAGGGGTCGTACACCTCGTGGGCCGGCGGGGGCGGCGGCGTCGGCGGCCGGGCGGACCGCGCGCCCGGCGGGCGGGGCGGCTTCACCGGCGGCACCCCGAAGGCGGCGCAACTGGCGAAGCGGCTCGGCGTGGACGGCAGCCGACTGGCCACCGCCAGCGAGCTGCCCCAGGTACCGAAGGTGGCGGCCGGCGACCGGGTCAACCACCAGCGCTACGGCCTGGGCCGGGTGCTCGCCGTGGAGGGGCACGGTCCGGGCGCCCGGGCGCAGATCGACTTCGGCGACCAGACCATGTGGCTGGTGCTGCGGCACGCCCCGATCGACAAGCTCTGAGCGACAACGGGCCCGGCCCGGCGAACCGCCGGACCGGGCCCGGTCTCCTGCTCTGCGACCGTGTAGGTCACCGCATCTGGGCCTTCTGCCATGATCTTGGGATGGGCAGCGACGAAGAGACGTTGACGGGGAACGTCACGACCGGTGTGGTACGCGTCGGAGACACCGTTCGTCGTCCCGTCGGGCCGTGGACCGACACCGTCGACGCCCTGCTGGAGCACCTGCATGCGGTGGGGTTCATCGCGGCCCCTCGTCCCTTGGGCAGGCTTGGTGACGTGTCAAGACTGGCTCTGGCCACCATGTTGGGCCGCCGCACCAGAGCCATGTACGACATGCTGCGCGAGGGTGCCCAGCAGCAACGCCAGCCATGGGCCAGGATCTGGACCGAAGACGGCCCGTACTGGCTGGCCACAACCAAGTACCTCGACGAACACCGCGATGCATGGCAGGCCGCGCTGGAATGATCGTCGGCCAGCCCGAAAGCCCTTGCCCAAACAGAACCGCCGACTGTTCATGCCGCCGGTAACGGATCACCCGGCACGGCTCCGGCGACCCGACCCCGGGAACTGACGGTTCCGACCGTCAGCAGGCCACGTCGATGCCCCGGGCGCGCAGGAACGGCGCCGGGTCGATCTGGTTCCACATGGCGCCCTTGTGCACCTCGAAGTGCAGGTGCGGGCCGGTGGCGTCGCCGGTGGCGCCCTCGTAGCCGATCACCTCGCCGGCGCTGACCTTCTCGCCCACACTGACCGCGATGCGGCTCTGGTGGGCGTAGTGGGTCAGGTAGCCGTTGCCGTGGTCGATGAAGACGGAGTTGCCGTACCCGTCGCCGACGTCGCCGGCCTTGACCACCGTGCCCGCGGCGGCGGCGTGGATCGGGGTGCCGGCGGGCATCGCGAAGTCGATGCCGGCGTGCAAGGTGCCCCACCGCTGCCCGTAGCAGGAGGTGATCTCGGCCCCCTTCATCGGGATCACCCAGGTGGGCTTCGGCTTGGCGGTCGGCTTCGGCTTGGCGGTGGCCGCGTTCTTCGTCGGCTTCGGGCTTGCCGTCGAAGGGCTCGGCGACGGGCTGGCCGGGGTCGCGGACGGGGTGACCGGGCCGGTCGACTCGCGCACGGAGCGGTCGGCGCGGGCGGCGGCCTCGGCGCGGGCCTGGGCGTCGAAGTCGACGGCGGCGGGGGTCGGTGTGCCGTGGTCGGTGGTGGCGACGGAGACGCCGCCGAGGCCGAGGCCGATCAGCGCCACCGCGCCGACCAGGAAGTATGTGGTGCGTCGACCCGTCCGCTTGGGCGCCCGGTGCCGGGGGATGTCCTGCGTGTTCTCGTTCTGGACGGAGCTGTCTTCCTGCACGGCGGACCTTCACAGTCGAGGGGCACTTGACCTCGAAATACTGGTGTCGGCCCGGTCGGTGCCGGGTAGGGGCTCCGGAGGGCGGCCGAGGGCTGGTGGCGGCACCCGCCCGGTTTCGTCCCGCACGGGGGTTCTGACCCGGAAAAGGATCATGTTCTGCTGTGTCTCCGCTCACAGTTGAGCCTGTGACCCGGCAGACTTCGGGCCAACGAAAACCGCCCGGATCGAGTGATCCGGGCGGTGAACGGGCGATACCCAGCGTCAGGACGCGGCTACCTCGCTGTAGATTGCCTCGATTTGGTTCTTGATGTCCACTCCGCGGTCCTCGAGCCACGGCACCGGGTCCAGTGGCTGCCCGTTGACATGGATCTCCAGGTGCAGGTGCGAGCCGTAGGAGTGCCCCGTGTTGCCGACCAGGCCGAGCTGGTCGCCGGCCTTGACCTGCTGGCCCTCCTGCACGCTCACCGCTGAGGAGTGGCCGTAGATGGCCTCGCTGCCGTCCGGGTGCTGGACGATCACCGCGTAGCCGTAGCCGCCGAACCAGCCGGCCTTGGTGACGGTGCCGGCGTGGATCGCGACGTACGGGGTGCCCTCGGGGGCGACCAGGTCGACGCCGGTGTGCAGCTTGCCCCAGCGCATGCCGTAGGGCGAGTTGAAGTCGTAGCCCTGCAGGGGGAGCAGCCAGACGTCCTGCTCGGCCCCGGCCTTGGCGACCCGGCTGTCCCGGGTGGCGCGGTCGGCGGCGTCGGTACGGGCCGCCGCGTCCTGGCTGGTGATCGAGGCCTGCTTGAGCTCGTCGAGGACCGACGGGCTGACGCTCTTGGCGTCGGGGAGGGCGTTCGCGCCGAGGGCGACGATGCCGGCCCCGACGAAGGCGGTGGTGACGACCGCGGCGTAGCGGCTCCGCGGGGGGGTGGGTACGCGGCGGCGGCCGCGATATCTATCGGGCTCAGACGACAGGCGCTGGCGCACGCACACCCTCCGTTGTCGGGGTTCCGATGCGGTCGGCCGGCGCCCGTGAAGCTCGGATGAACGTCGGCTGGCCGCGTCGTCACCCGTCCGTGGACCTGATGACAACCGTGGCCACGTTAGCCAACTGCCACTCCAGTCACAAGCCGAAGCGCCGAATTGGTGTTTCGTTCTGTCCCTTTCCGTCCGTTGATGTCATAGCTCGCGCCGCCGGATGGACGGCCCGTTGACCACCCGTTCGTCGCGCACAGTGACCGTTCGGCGGAGGCGTCCGACTTCCGGCCGGTGCGGTGCGAGGCTATGGGTGCAGCCCGGGTTCCCGGCCCCGGGGCGGCCGGGTTACCGTTCGTTCAGGTGAATAGCCGCGGAGCCGGTGAAAGGTGTGCGCTGATGAGCTCTCGTATCCGGGTCGTCGTCGCGAAGCCCGGCCTGGACGGCCACGACCGAGGCGCGAAGGTCGTCGCGCGCGCCCTGCGGGACGCCGGCATGGAGGTCATCTACACCGGCCTGCACCAGACCCCGGAGCAGATCGTGGAGACCGCGATCCAGGAGGACGCCGACGCGGTCGGCCTCTCCGTGCTCTCCGGGGCGCACATGACCCTCTTCAAGCGGGTACTGGAGCTGCTCGCCGCGCGGGACGCTCGCGACATCGTGGTCTTCGGTGGCGGCATCATCCCGGACGCCGACATCCCGGAGCTGGAGCGGCTGGGCGTGGCCAAGATCTTCACGCCGGGCGCCACCACCCAGTCCATCGTCGAATGGGTCCGGCAGAACGTCGCCCAGCCGGTCGCCTGACCGAAACGGGGCGTTCGACGGCGGCGTCGTCGCGGGGCGGGAATGACCGGAGCGCGGACAGGGGGAAGGGCCGGACGCACCCCTCACACGTCCGGCCCTTCTATGCACGATGCCCCGCCGCCACCCCTCGACCGACAGGGCATCGGCCGTCTCCCGTCATCGCACTGAATCAGCGCTCCGACATCAGACTCAACGATGCCCCCACGGCAGGGTTACGCATCTTCCACAACATCCCCCGGACGGCTGAACCGACATTCGCGGCGGCCGCGGCGACGCTCCTCCGCCGGGCCCGCGCCCGGCCCTCTCCCGGTCCGATGCCAAGCCCGTTCGGCTTGATCCACTCCGGATCCGCCATGGTGGGCTGGCCGGGCGAGTCCGACAGCCCACCTCGGCGACATGGAGCCGACCGTGGGCGCGGCGGGGGTCCGGGCGGGTCGGCGCCGCGTCAACCGGGGGTCCTTCCCGCCGCGCCGCTGGCCTACCCTGTGGCTCCCCGCACCGCGTTCCGCGGTCGACGATCCCGCCGGGAGCCCGCCGTGAACCAGCCGCCGCACCCGCAACCGAACCCCGCCGACGGGTGGCCGCCGGCCCCACCGGCCACCGGCTGGCCGCAGCAGGGGCAGCCGGGCGGGCCGGGCCCTGGGTGGTCGGGGCCGCCGCCGGGTGGGCCGGGGTGGTCGGGGCCGCCGCAGCAGGGGTATCCGGGCGGGCCGGGTCCGGGGTGGTCGGGGCCGCCGCAGGCGTACGCCGGTGGTGGGTGGCCGCCGCCGGGCGGGCCGGCGCAGTTACCGCCGCCCTGGCAGCCCCCGGCGGCGCGACGGGCGAAGCGGATCCCGGAGGACCAGCCGTTCGTCGCCCGGCCGAGTCTGCGCAAGCGGGCGCTGGCCCTGGGCGGCCTGACCCTGCTGATCGGGCTGGTGATCGCCTGCCCGATGGGGCTGGCCGCGTCGTCCGAGAACGGCGGCGCGGAGATCCTGCTCGCCGTACCGCTGATCATGTTCTTCTTCGCCCTGGTGGTCGGTCTCCAGCTCTGGCTGGTCTCGTCCGGC
The window above is part of the Micromonospora inositola genome. Proteins encoded here:
- the pcrA gene encoding DNA helicase PcrA, whose protein sequence is MHPLFDIPASPPAPEPTPPHRPGSYDDSSAAGGHNSASAPLRGASDRMKAGLSPRRDLEPSAARLDPQALLAGLNGPQRDAVTHAGSPLLIVAGAGSGKTRVLTNRIAYLLAARGVHPGEIIAITFTNKAAGEMKERVAALVGPRARLMWVSTFHSACVRILRAEHEHAGLKSTFSIYDADDSRRLMQMVARELDLDPKRYPARGLAAQVSNLKNELVDPEAFAARAKGPNERALAEAYTLYQRRLREAHALDFDDLIMATVHLLQSHPHVAESYRRRFRHVLVDEYQDTNHAQYVLIKELVSGTEGVEPAELCVVGDADQSIYAFRGATIRNILEFERDFTDARTILLEQNYRSTQTILNAANAVIDRNTSRKPKRLWSDAGPGEQIVAYVADTEHAEADWVAREIDRLVDGGETRPGDVAVFYRTNAQSRVFEEVFIRVGLPYKVVGGVRFYERKEVRDALAYLRAVVNDDDTVSLRRILNTPRRGIGDRAEACVEALSSRDRISFGAALRRAKDAPGISTRAANGIADFVALLDGARELAETGTPEEVLEALLTRSGYLTELEESLDPQDAGRVDNLQELVSVAREYTERIEALGEEGERATLAGFLEQVALVADADQIPSDDPDHQGVVTLMTLHTAKGLEFPVVFLTGLEDGVFPHLRSLGDTQELEEERRLAYVGITRARQRLYLSRTVTRSAWGQPAYNPPSRFLEELPPDLVRWERTEGSYTSWAGGGGGVGGRADRAPGGRGGFTGGTPKAAQLAKRLGVDGSRLATASELPQVPKVAAGDRVNHQRYGLGRVLAVEGHGPGARAQIDFGDQTMWLVLRHAPIDKL
- a CDS encoding M23 family metallopeptidase, translating into MQEDSSVQNENTQDIPRHRAPKRTGRRTTYFLVGAVALIGLGLGGVSVATTDHGTPTPAAVDFDAQARAEAAARADRSVRESTGPVTPSATPASPSPSPSTASPKPTKNAATAKPKPTAKPKPTWVIPMKGAEITSCYGQRWGTLHAGIDFAMPAGTPIHAAAAGTVVKAGDVGDGYGNSVFIDHGNGYLTHYAHQSRIAVSVGEKVSAGEVIGYEGATGDATGPHLHFEVHKGAMWNQIDPAPFLRARGIDVAC
- a CDS encoding M23 family metallopeptidase, whose translation is MRQRLSSEPDRYRGRRRVPTPPRSRYAAVVTTAFVGAGIVALGANALPDAKSVSPSVLDELKQASITSQDAAARTDAADRATRDSRVAKAGAEQDVWLLPLQGYDFNSPYGMRWGKLHTGVDLVAPEGTPYVAIHAGTVTKAGWFGGYGYAVIVQHPDGSEAIYGHSSAVSVQEGQQVKAGDQLGLVGNTGHSYGSHLHLEIHVNGQPLDPVPWLEDRGVDIKNQIEAIYSEVAAS
- a CDS encoding cobalamin B12-binding domain-containing protein — protein: MSSRIRVVVAKPGLDGHDRGAKVVARALRDAGMEVIYTGLHQTPEQIVETAIQEDADAVGLSVLSGAHMTLFKRVLELLAARDARDIVVFGGGIIPDADIPELERLGVAKIFTPGATTQSIVEWVRQNVAQPVA